The DNA region CAAACACTGGTTTAGCAACTAGTTCTTTATCACAATCTAAACACAagcaaaaattattatatgtaatGAACTCCCAAAATTTAACAGGTTGAGCACTCCTTGTAATAACTTGTGAACTGTGAAGTAACAGATGTATGATGTAATGGTATGTAAAAGTGGAATGAATGACATGGCCAAATACTTCAGTGTAGAAACACCCCACAATTGGCATGACAAAGGAGAAAAACAGGTTAAAAAACTTAGTAATGAAGGAAAGTAACATCAGAGAACATATTGGAGCAGAATTCCCAAAACAAGATAATCACAGGTTGTTGCAGCATAAATGCATCTATTAGGCAGCAGAAAGAATTAGCATCACCTCAGGCAAATAAATCATGCAGCAAAAAGAAAGTATTACAAAATGATGAACTCTTTTAAGGAATCGTTGAACAATTCTAAAGAAACTTTACATTTATAACCCACAAACCAAAACTTGTAATTCAGATCTGCAAAGTCTAGACATCACACTTGAAACAGTAAGAACATGgtattaataacaaattaaaccAATTAAATCAAGCATGGCGAAGTTTATAGCATAACtaaaaaaacacttcatatTTACCTGCCGATTCAGTGTGGTAGGATCATGTCTAGCCCAGAACACATCAAGCAAACTCTCATAGCTACATACATTGGGATCATATTGGACCCTGACAACCTCCGAGTGGTGTGTGGTCCCCGTACACACATCCTCATAGCTTGGATTATGCAACTGCCCCTGGCTATAACCAACTTCTGTCTTGATCACCCCTGATGCCCTCTGGAAGGCCAGCTCAACACTCCAAAAGCAGCCAGCACCAAACTGGGCAAACTGTTGACCTGGTGCTGGTATGTCATCATCTGGTCCCCGAGCAGTGGTTGAATTCATGTTTTCTGCTGCCCTTGGGCTACCCAACCCAACAATTCTGCTCAACAAGTTCATGGGGGACTTGTTACCAGCAATGTTTGGACGAGTTTGggagaagaagaaacaacacTTGACagaaaaaactgaaaatgatGGAAGGAGCTTCGTTTTGGCTGGACTGGAGAGAGTAGAAGAAAGGAACACACAGAAGGGAACTGGATGTGGCAGTGTGCTGATGCTTATTGCTGCAAGGAGTTTGAGTAAAAATAAGCACACTTTTCTAgaaggaaaaaattaattaaaaaacatccTTGATAAAAGGAGGGGAAGGGAGGAATACCAACTTAAGAAGCCAGGAAAACAGATTGGCAACTTGATCAAATAACCAAAAGCTTAAAAATAAGATTGTAGTTTTAATCCACAGTGTACCATTGAACCATATGTGATATACAAGATAGGGATAACACAGAAGAACACAAAAGAAACAACTGGAAAATAACTGTTGAAAGAGAGAAACAGAGGCATACAATGCTGAAACGGTGTGTCTCAACTACACAAAATTTATATAGGCTGAATGTAATAATTACAAGTAAATATAGGAGATTTTATTCCTATAAACATAACATGATATGCctataaaataaatctaaacaTTAATTACAAAGATCCTTATCAACTTTCCAACAATAGCAAAGGATATTCTGCAGAGAACAGAATATACCCATCCCTTTCCTTACTCAACCATTTCTGGTTTAATTATAAGGACTCAGTAAAAAGAActcatatataaaatacatattacaaattataaactGAATAAAGACTAAGATGCAAAATAACATATAGCTATTACTAATTGTTGAAAATCAATCTAAACCTTGAGTACACTTAacaattttgaataaataaatgatactgTTCTACATATACACATGCGTGAATTAGTATGTACAtgaatatgtgtgtgtgtataaatatatatattagtagtcACAACACGAGAGTACAAACCATAATCAAACAGATAGGAAGAGAAGCCTTTCGTATATGACCACAAAGGTCATCTATTCAtggtttaattaaaatttataagaatccAGTAGGTTAACAAAAAaggattcaaataataaaaatcttacATTGTTTCTGATTCAGTTAGTGACCAAACTGGTTTACACTTAACAATTATCTTTCCGCCATGTCAAGAACTAACTTAACCGATAGTCCTTAAATTCAAGGACTAAATTTGCTTTTTCCAATGTCAATGACCAAATCAACCAGCGGTGCCAATTTCAGGgaccaaaaattaataatattttacctaaaatttgaatttcccgtaCAGATAGCTTGTCTAGCAAATATTCTACTTGCAAACTGATAATAAACTGAATGTAAACTGCAATAGAAACAccaaaataacaattgaaaatacatactgtgtgtgtgtgtgtgtgttttagaACTAGAATTGTTAATAGATGGGTTGGTGGAAAACTCTCCCGAGGCAAAGCAATAATAAAAGCCAGGGAATCTAACATCAACCCTTCAACGAATTATCCCAATCAATCTCCACAAAACACATGcaataaattaactttttggtttttaaaagaaaCCCACTACCtgtttccatttttattttatttttttcagatTGAAGgcaaaagggagaaaaaaaacaaaaaagggtaaTTGTAAACgagagaaaagaagaggaaacacaCGTACCCAGTAgaagaaagaaattgaagagATTGAGTGGTGCTGAGAAGtgacaaaggagaagaagatgaagaagaaagtgaGGGATTCGGTAACAGTgatagcaaaagaaaacaatttgaGCGTTGTGGTTTGGTAGAAAGTGACCAACGATGATGTTTCGTTGATATTCCCGAAGTAATTAAAGCTACATCCTCTTCTGCTTCTGTTGATATTCGCTAGTTATTGCTCGCGCGTTTACGTCAAATGACAAAAGCCCCCACACCTTGGTGTTCGGAAACCCCGCGAAGCCAAGGGTAGGAACGTCAATTAAGGTCGCCAATTCAACCGAAAGACCAAAACGCCACGAGGAGAAAGCGAATTAATATTCGATTTCTAtttctttgctttcttttaATGGACGGGATTGGCACAA from Glycine soja cultivar W05 chromosome 8, ASM419377v2, whole genome shotgun sequence includes:
- the LOC114423411 gene encoding peptide methionine sulfoxide reductase-like codes for the protein MNLLSRIVGLGSPRAAENMNSTTARGPDDDIPAPGQQFAQFGAGCFWSVELAFQRASGVIKTEVGYSQGQLHNPSYEDVCTGTTHHSEVVRVQYDPNVCSYESLLDVFWARHDPTTLNRQGNDVGTQYRSGIYYYTPEQEKAAIESLEQQQKKLNRKIVTEILPAKKFYRAEEYHQQYLEKGGRFGSKQSASKGCNDPIRCYG